From one Triticum aestivum cultivar Chinese Spring chromosome 4B, IWGSC CS RefSeq v2.1, whole genome shotgun sequence genomic stretch:
- the LOC123091575 gene encoding uncharacterized protein, producing MLPAPPAPAPPSRGQEHGGGDRWRGGVRVNETLWYEVNRRQARRQRYAPPLRLLTPSSSTMAAAALTCARALFISGRELHPVQPHLPGSSWFWSGSIRVRIKALMDRFVKELQKALDADIQDRIMKEREMPATSGTQTRGRREGGRLEGRALPPRDGNFFGVVSASFIQLLWNVVG from the exons ATGCTCCCAGCTCCGCCAGCGCCCGCTCCTCCGTCGAGAGGGCAGGAACATGGTGGCGGCGACCGGTGGAGAGGGGGCGTCCGGGTCAATGAGACGTTGTGGTACGAGGTGAATCGGCGGCAAGCCCGGCGCCAGCGCTACGCGCCGCCTCTCCGACTCCTCACTCCGTCCTCGTCCACAATGGCCGCTGCCGCCCTCACCTGCGCTCGTGCCCTCTTCATCTCCGGCCGTGAGCTCCATCCCGTCCAACCTCATCTTCCCGGATCTTCTTGGTTTTGGTCCGGGAGCATACGGGTGCGGATCAAAGCGTTGATGGACAGGTTCGTGAAGGAGTTGCAGAAGGCGCTGGACGCGGACATCCAGGATCGCATCATGAAGGAGCGGGAGATGCCAGCTACATCAGGAACGCAAACGCGAGGTCGCCGAGAGGGAGGCCGTTTGGAAGGCCGAGCTCTCCCGCCGCGAG ATGGCAACTTCTTTGGGGTTGTGTCAGCAAGCTTTATTCAACTTCTTTGGAATGTCGTAGGATAA